The following proteins are co-located in the Clostridiales bacterium genome:
- a CDS encoding cardiolipin synthase has protein sequence MKQYQAKAYKTTLFIVIMALQLILLIVFLIRFNRYFSIFYGFNVALSVACVFWILNNKSNPSYKIAWIILIMLFPVFGGLFYLFFSGNKTSRKTAGRILEISKICSEILCADGDRNDELKTGNQDAFNQSAYLKDYAGYPLYRNLYAQYLANGEAKFEKLKEELAKARQSIYLEYFIIEEGLMWNSILDILTEKAAAGIDVRIIYDAAGCLETLPMNYSRYLEGKGIKCCVFSPLVPLLSPRLNNRDHRKIAVIDGHTGFVGGINLADEYINHIEKHGHWKDAALMIKGEAVRSLTVMFLSMWSYLRNEPIDPEAVNAGSSSTVDCEAAENPYLQAKSDVPGIEAAPFDGYLCPFADSPLDGEPVSQNVYLNLINKAEQSVYITTPYLIIDHEMVNALCNAAKCGVDVRIITPHQGDKWYVHPVSQSYYSTLIESGVKIYEYEPGFIHSKTFVVDGCFGVVGTINMDYRSLYLHFECGVWMYQCSCLADMVKDFEDILAVGVEITKEDLKQISLMKRALMSLLRIFSPLM, from the coding sequence ATGAAGCAATACCAAGCAAAAGCATATAAAACTACACTATTTATCGTGATCATGGCTCTTCAGCTGATATTGCTGATTGTTTTTCTGATCCGTTTCAACCGTTACTTCAGTATCTTTTACGGGTTCAATGTGGCGCTCAGTGTTGCTTGCGTCTTCTGGATTTTGAACAATAAGAGCAATCCAAGCTATAAGATCGCATGGATCATACTCATTATGCTGTTCCCTGTATTCGGAGGGCTTTTTTATCTGTTTTTCAGCGGAAACAAAACAAGCCGCAAAACAGCCGGAAGAATCCTTGAGATTTCCAAGATATGCAGTGAGATTCTGTGTGCTGATGGTGATCGGAATGATGAATTGAAGACTGGGAATCAAGATGCCTTCAATCAGTCCGCCTATCTTAAAGACTATGCGGGCTATCCTCTCTACCGAAATCTTTATGCCCAATACCTTGCTAACGGTGAGGCGAAGTTTGAAAAGCTGAAGGAAGAATTGGCCAAGGCAAGACAGTCGATCTATCTGGAATATTTTATCATCGAAGAAGGCTTGATGTGGAATAGCATCCTGGATATTCTGACAGAAAAAGCCGCGGCGGGGATCGATGTCCGCATTATTTATGATGCCGCCGGTTGTTTGGAGACCTTACCGATGAATTATTCCCGGTATCTGGAAGGGAAAGGGATCAAATGCTGCGTCTTTAGTCCCTTAGTTCCGCTATTATCTCCGAGGCTGAATAATCGGGATCACAGAAAAATCGCCGTGATTGACGGTCATACCGGTTTCGTGGGCGGAATCAATCTGGCAGACGAGTATATCAATCACATCGAAAAGCATGGCCATTGGAAGGATGCGGCCCTCATGATAAAGGGGGAAGCGGTTCGCAGCCTGACGGTGATGTTTCTTTCCATGTGGAGTTACCTCAGAAATGAGCCAATTGATCCTGAAGCAGTGAATGCAGGATCTAGTTCAACGGTTGACTGTGAAGCGGCGGAAAATCCATATTTACAAGCGAAAAGCGATGTACCTGGCATCGAGGCTGCGCCTTTTGACGGGTATCTTTGCCCATTTGCAGACAGTCCGCTGGACGGGGAACCCGTGAGCCAGAATGTGTATTTAAACCTGATCAATAAAGCGGAGCAGTCCGTCTATATTACAACGCCGTACTTGATCATTGATCATGAAATGGTAAACGCTTTGTGCAATGCGGCAAAGTGCGGGGTCGATGTTCGGATCATAACACCTCACCAGGGCGACAAATGGTATGTCCACCCTGTGTCACAGTCATATTATTCAACCTTGATTGAAAGCGGTGTGAAAATTTATGAGTACGAGCCTGGGTTTATTCACTCCAAAACCTTTGTTGTGGACGGTTGTTTCGGTGTTGTGGGGACCATCAATATGGACTATCGCAGTCTGTATTTACACTTTGAATGCGGGGTTTGGATGTACCAGTGCAGTTGTCTTGCGGATATGGTTAAAGACTTCGAGGATATTCTCGCGGTAGGCGTCGAAATTACTAAGGAGGATTTGAAGCAGATCTCTTTGATGAAAAGGGCACTCATGTCATTGCTCAGAATCTTTTCACCTCTGATGTAG
- a CDS encoding 2,3-bisphosphoglycerate-independent phosphoglycerate mutase, producing the protein MQLKAKPNLLMILDGYGAGIDYAGNAINQSHKENLDALFSKYPNTTVGASGLNVGLPEGQMGNSEVGHLNIGAGRIVYQELTKITKEIQEGLFFHNAALEAAMDHVLENDSALHLLGLLSDGGVHSHITHLYALIDMAKQKGLTKVYVHALLDGRDVPPQSAEVYFEMLEEYLAKAGLGKIALISGRYYGMDRDNRWERVQKFYDAMTLGIGEKAESASAGLQASYGRAQNDEFVLPTLICGADDTPVTVNDNDSIIMFNFRPDRAREITRCFVDKGFNGFERAKTIENLSYVCMTQYDAEMPNVKVAFPPQSLKNTLGEYLSQLDLRQLRIAETEKYAHVTFFFNGGVEAPNNGEERILIASPKVATYDLQPEMSAYLVTEKIVEQIEESDFDVIILNFANPDMVGHTGNIPATIKAIETLNECVPKVIDAVLAKGGQVIMTADHGNADCMLDEEGNIVTAHSLNPVPLLVIANEPVALREGGVLADIAPTLLDLMNIEKPVEMTGRSLLVRES; encoded by the coding sequence ATGCAATTAAAGGCAAAACCGAACTTATTAATGATCCTGGATGGTTACGGCGCGGGAATCGACTACGCAGGAAATGCAATAAATCAGTCACATAAAGAGAATCTGGATGCTTTATTCAGTAAATATCCCAATACCACCGTCGGAGCCAGCGGACTTAATGTCGGACTTCCGGAAGGTCAGATGGGAAATTCTGAGGTAGGACATCTCAATATCGGCGCAGGCCGTATCGTATATCAGGAACTCACCAAAATTACGAAAGAGATTCAGGAAGGTCTGTTCTTCCATAACGCTGCTTTAGAAGCCGCCATGGATCATGTTCTGGAAAACGACTCTGCACTTCACCTGTTGGGCCTTCTCTCAGACGGCGGAGTACACAGCCACATCACTCATTTATATGCGCTGATCGATATGGCAAAGCAGAAAGGCCTGACCAAGGTTTACGTACACGCGCTTCTTGACGGAAGAGATGTTCCGCCGCAAAGTGCTGAGGTCTATTTTGAAATGCTGGAAGAATATCTTGCAAAAGCCGGTCTCGGAAAAATCGCGCTGATCTCCGGAAGATATTACGGAATGGATCGTGACAATCGTTGGGAACGGGTTCAGAAATTCTATGATGCCATGACCCTTGGAATCGGCGAAAAAGCGGAAAGTGCTTCTGCAGGTCTGCAGGCTTCCTATGGCAGAGCCCAGAATGACGAATTCGTTCTGCCTACTTTGATCTGCGGTGCGGATGATACTCCTGTGACCGTCAATGACAATGACTCCATCATCATGTTCAATTTTAGACCGGACCGTGCAAGGGAGATCACAAGATGCTTCGTAGACAAGGGCTTCAACGGCTTTGAGCGCGCAAAGACAATCGAAAACTTATCCTATGTCTGCATGACACAATACGATGCTGAAATGCCGAATGTTAAGGTAGCCTTCCCTCCCCAGTCTCTGAAAAACACCCTTGGAGAATACCTGTCTCAGCTTGATCTCAGACAGCTTCGAATCGCTGAAACAGAAAAATATGCCCATGTAACCTTCTTCTTTAACGGCGGTGTAGAAGCCCCTAATAACGGGGAAGAACGCATCCTGATCGCTTCACCTAAGGTTGCCACCTATGACTTGCAGCCTGAAATGAGTGCTTATCTCGTCACTGAAAAAATTGTGGAGCAGATTGAAGAAAGTGATTTCGATGTCATCATATTAAACTTTGCCAATCCCGATATGGTAGGCCACACTGGCAATATCCCTGCAACCATCAAGGCCATTGAAACACTGAATGAATGTGTTCCAAAGGTAATCGACGCAGTGCTTGCCAAAGGAGGTCAGGTAATCATGACCGCGGATCACGGCAATGCTGACTGTATGCTTGATGAGGAGGGCAATATCGTAACAGCCCATTCTCTCAATCCCGTACCCCTGCTGGTCATTGCAAATGAACCTGTAGCCTTAAGGGAAGGCGGCGTACTCGCTGACATCGCTCCAACCCTGCTGGATCTGATGAACATCGAAAAACCTGTTGAAATGACAGGAAGAAGTCTTCTGGTTCGCGAATCGTAA
- a CDS encoding ISL3 family transposase, producing MQGNAGGRKFQCILTDPVKHKVLDILPSKKSDDLIAYFLQFPLEKRKQVQYLVMDMSLQFRDVMTLCFPEASVITDKFHVCRYVTWALENVRKSEQKKFSDERRKYFKKSRWLLLSRQEKLNEEQCQQLENMLAVSEKLRKAYWLKENFYVFMDSKDIYEAKKNLSNWNLCAGVAKLEEFQKCFDIINKWQPYILRAFSLGYTNGFTEGCNNRIKVLKRNCYGVRNFSRFRNRILHMMAA from the coding sequence ATTCAAGGGAACGCAGGTGGGCGCAAATTTCAGTGCATTCTCACTGATCCTGTAAAGCATAAGGTCCTAGATATTCTTCCTTCCAAGAAAAGCGATGATTTGATCGCCTACTTCCTTCAGTTTCCTCTGGAAAAGCGCAAACAGGTTCAATATCTAGTGATGGATATGAGCCTTCAATTCCGAGATGTTATGACGCTCTGTTTTCCAGAGGCCAGTGTAATCACGGACAAGTTCCACGTTTGCCGGTATGTGACATGGGCGCTAGAAAACGTGAGAAAATCCGAGCAAAAGAAATTCAGTGATGAACGACGTAAATACTTCAAGAAAAGCCGCTGGCTACTTCTATCTCGGCAGGAAAAGCTCAACGAAGAGCAGTGCCAGCAGCTTGAAAATATGCTGGCGGTATCCGAGAAACTCCGCAAAGCGTACTGGTTGAAAGAAAACTTTTATGTATTTATGGACAGCAAAGATATCTACGAAGCAAAAAAGAATCTGAGTAACTGGAATCTATGTGCAGGAGTTGCAAAACTAGAGGAGTTTCAGAAATGCTTTGATATCATCAACAAATGGCAGCCCTACATACTCCGAGCCTTTAGCCTGGGATATACAAACGGATTTACGGAAGGCTGCAATAATCGGATCAAAGTCTTGAAGCGAAACTGTTACGGAGTCCGAAATTTTAGCCGCTTTCGCAATCGAATCCTTCATATGATGGCAGCCTGA
- a CDS encoding transposase — MLYPNCTADLLGLKDVIVTRVENFNNQIHVWLESRLQMQVCPVCRHGTKRTHSYREQLVKDLPLQGLHCLLHVRKRRYYCPHCGTVFQERLSFLARYQRNTKRLTSKVLHDYSCEQSTASIAKRNGISTGTAIRIFDRVSYPLPKLPRVLSIDEFKGTQVGANFSAFSLIL, encoded by the coding sequence ATGCTCTACCCAAATTGTACAGCAGACTTGCTGGGATTAAAAGATGTAATTGTAACCAGAGTCGAGAATTTTAACAATCAGATTCATGTGTGGCTGGAATCTAGACTTCAGATGCAGGTTTGCCCGGTCTGCCGTCATGGAACGAAGAGAACGCATTCCTACCGCGAACAGCTTGTAAAGGACCTGCCGTTACAAGGGCTGCACTGCCTGCTCCATGTGCGAAAGCGCAGATATTACTGCCCTCACTGTGGAACTGTCTTTCAGGAAAGGTTATCGTTTCTTGCACGATATCAGCGGAATACAAAACGACTAACCTCTAAAGTATTGCATGATTACAGCTGTGAACAATCCACTGCATCTATCGCAAAAAGGAACGGCATTTCTACTGGAACAGCGATAAGAATCTTCGATAGAGTATCATATCCGCTTCCAAAGTTGCCAAGGGTTCTTTCTATCGATGAATTCAAGGGAACGCAGGTGGGCGCAAATTTCAGTGCATTCTCACTGATCCTGTAA
- the addA gene encoding helicase-exonuclease AddAB subunit AddA: protein MKWTKEQQEAIEIRNKNILVSAAAGSGKTAVLVERIKQLILGDQTALDRMLIVTFSNAAASEMREKIVTAISAELEETSKEQSAASKAAFLREQLNLIHRANISTFHAFAMEVIRRYFYLIDIEPNFKICDEAQKTILQAEAMEQLFSNRFEASSQDFLQFLNQFASTKSDNGVKDMIYEAHSFIQSIPDSFSWLRAKAEELCVSRERFEESAAFAEIRKDIKRNLTLAEGCFLRAGELIETQGVSSLVPKNKLELGSIAELCEHFETLSFDEFGILISGTKFQTYTAAKAEKESYEEIKEAVSALRDQGKSLVKKLISQYFARPLESFTEDLAKTCDDARFLCGLVEEFDSLYKERKRKKSLIDFNDIEHYALAVLSREEAAAEYRQKFDYIFIDEYQDSNIVQETLIGKIKRDNNLFMVGDVKQSIYKFRLAEPEIFIGKYEAFKTAENETDIKLDLNKNFRSKKNIIASVNDIFRQIMSKDLAGLEYDDAAALYQGSPYDGDLNYPVDLYLVDESQVDDGSLDEEIREMKKAEIEAYAAAQIISEAKGSLIYDGKKGIERPLENRDIVILLRGAKGYADIYYEALLQEGIPSFIDTSDGYFDTMEIEVFLNLLRVIDNGKQDIPLLSILRSPVFGFTMEELILIRLCNKKGAYHQVFREFAAFGEQYESWSEAANVSEPEALSLAKKCKEAVDRIKSWKQQATFMPLEDFLWMLIRETGYYEYIGGIPGGGQRQANLRALVDKAVQFQSSQIKGLFSFINYIEAIRKRKVPMGQVKLLGENDDVVRIMTIHKSKGLEFPMVLTGGLGKRFNRDSDTYQISLHKDIGLGLRYVDKENSCYKKTIIQTVIDQRKRRESLAEELRILYVAFTRAMDKLVLLGTVKDLETAMDAYDLKGTDFSGARSYLDFLVPALPQSKINLCTMNRGDISLKKVESGQQKEAIRKWILGEREIVNDQTVKEESASQSGDDKKINQSGAEEKISQFGAEKKTKQPMAGEINRQNIAEEINRRFGFVYVHKNALTLKSKFTVSEISRLSMSGKGLEHEEWKIASLEPKELETTGRRRNTFSVPALETPKFIRGTKRFTAAERGTILHKVMEHLDFHGMSPYAHSSAGKVDLQGMEAAVQTKVRELVSKEILMEEEGKVVSVSQIASFFCSEIGLRAAKADKLYKEESFNVIKEISGEKIIIQGTIDCYFEEDGKYILLDYKSNYIRRDEEETDLDQVRETYRTQIELYKEALEKIRGIKVHEAYLYLFSLGRELRVL from the coding sequence ATGAAATGGACAAAAGAACAGCAGGAAGCAATCGAAATCAGAAATAAAAATATTCTGGTATCTGCGGCGGCAGGCTCCGGAAAAACTGCTGTTTTGGTAGAGCGGATCAAGCAGCTGATTCTTGGAGATCAGACGGCCCTGGATCGCATGCTGATTGTAACCTTCAGCAACGCGGCGGCCTCAGAAATGCGGGAAAAGATCGTAACCGCCATCTCTGCTGAGCTGGAAGAAACTTCGAAAGAGCAATCAGCCGCTTCCAAGGCGGCCTTTTTGCGAGAGCAGTTGAATCTGATTCACAGAGCAAATATCAGCACCTTTCATGCCTTCGCAATGGAAGTGATCCGGCGATACTTTTATTTGATTGACATTGAACCAAATTTTAAAATATGTGATGAAGCACAGAAAACAATCCTGCAGGCAGAGGCAATGGAGCAGTTGTTCAGCAACCGATTCGAGGCCTCCAGTCAGGATTTTCTTCAGTTTTTGAATCAATTTGCCTCTACAAAAAGCGACAATGGGGTCAAGGACATGATCTATGAAGCCCACAGCTTCATCCAGAGTATTCCCGACTCCTTTTCGTGGCTCAGGGCAAAGGCGGAAGAACTGTGTGTCAGCAGGGAGCGCTTTGAGGAAAGTGCAGCGTTTGCAGAGATCAGAAAAGATATCAAACGGAATCTCACTCTGGCGGAGGGATGCTTCCTCAGAGCAGGAGAGCTGATCGAAACACAGGGAGTCTCAAGTCTTGTACCCAAAAATAAGCTGGAATTAGGCTCCATTGCCGAGCTTTGTGAGCATTTTGAGACCCTGTCCTTTGATGAATTCGGCATTTTGATTTCGGGAACGAAATTTCAGACGTACACGGCAGCAAAGGCAGAAAAAGAAAGCTATGAGGAGATTAAGGAGGCGGTATCAGCACTTCGGGATCAGGGAAAATCCCTGGTGAAAAAGCTGATTTCTCAATATTTTGCAAGACCGCTGGAATCCTTTACAGAAGACCTTGCCAAAACCTGCGATGACGCCCGCTTTTTATGCGGTCTGGTAGAAGAATTCGACAGCCTTTATAAAGAGCGAAAACGGAAAAAGAGTCTGATTGACTTCAACGACATAGAACATTATGCCCTGGCGGTGCTCTCTAGAGAGGAAGCAGCCGCCGAGTACCGGCAGAAGTTTGATTACATATTCATCGACGAGTATCAGGACAGCAATATTGTGCAGGAAACCCTCATCGGAAAGATCAAGAGGGACAACAATCTGTTCATGGTGGGAGATGTCAAACAGAGCATCTATAAATTCAGGCTAGCAGAGCCGGAGATTTTTATCGGCAAGTATGAGGCTTTTAAGACCGCTGAAAACGAAACAGATATCAAACTGGATTTGAATAAGAATTTCAGAAGCAAGAAAAACATCATCGCATCAGTCAACGATATCTTCCGGCAGATTATGAGCAAGGATCTTGCTGGTCTGGAATACGACGATGCAGCGGCGCTGTATCAGGGCAGCCCTTATGATGGGGATCTCAATTACCCGGTCGACCTCTATCTCGTAGACGAAAGCCAGGTTGATGATGGATCTCTGGATGAGGAAATCCGGGAGATGAAGAAAGCGGAAATTGAGGCATATGCAGCGGCACAGATCATCAGTGAAGCAAAGGGCAGCTTGATCTATGATGGAAAAAAAGGGATTGAGAGGCCCCTGGAAAACAGGGATATCGTCATCCTGCTTCGCGGTGCCAAAGGGTATGCGGATATCTATTATGAAGCGTTGCTGCAGGAGGGGATTCCGTCTTTTATCGATACCAGCGACGGTTATTTTGATACGATGGAGATCGAGGTTTTTCTAAATCTCCTTAGAGTGATCGACAATGGAAAGCAGGATATTCCACTTTTAAGCATTTTGAGGTCTCCGGTCTTTGGCTTCACCATGGAAGAGCTGATCTTGATCCGGCTTTGCAATAAAAAGGGTGCTTACCATCAGGTATTCCGGGAATTTGCGGCCTTCGGTGAGCAATATGAATCCTGGAGTGAGGCTGCCAATGTGTCGGAGCCGGAAGCGCTTTCCCTTGCGAAAAAATGCAAAGAAGCGGTGGATCGGATCAAGAGCTGGAAGCAGCAGGCAACCTTTATGCCGCTGGAAGACTTCCTATGGATGCTGATTCGGGAGACCGGATATTATGAATACATCGGCGGAATTCCAGGAGGAGGCCAGAGACAGGCAAATCTTCGGGCGCTGGTGGATAAGGCGGTTCAGTTTCAGAGCAGCCAAATTAAGGGGCTATTCAGCTTTATCAATTATATCGAAGCCATACGAAAACGAAAAGTGCCCATGGGACAGGTGAAGCTGCTGGGCGAGAATGATGATGTAGTCAGGATCATGACGATCCATAAGAGCAAGGGCCTGGAGTTTCCAATGGTTCTCACTGGGGGACTGGGAAAGCGTTTCAACAGAGACAGCGACACCTATCAAATCAGTCTCCACAAGGACATCGGCCTTGGGCTTCGCTATGTGGACAAAGAGAATTCCTGTTATAAGAAGACGATCATCCAAACAGTGATCGATCAGAGAAAGCGAAGGGAGAGCCTGGCGGAAGAACTGCGTATCCTTTACGTTGCTTTCACAAGAGCCATGGATAAGCTGGTACTGCTGGGAACGGTCAAGGATCTGGAGACTGCGATGGATGCTTACGACCTGAAAGGCACTGATTTTTCTGGCGCAAGATCCTATCTTGATTTTCTAGTGCCTGCACTTCCCCAGTCGAAGATCAATCTCTGCACCATGAACCGCGGAGATATCAGTTTGAAAAAGGTGGAATCAGGACAGCAAAAGGAAGCGATACGGAAATGGATTCTAGGCGAGCGGGAGATCGTAAATGACCAGACTGTCAAGGAAGAGAGCGCCAGTCAGTCTGGTGATGATAAGAAAATCAATCAGTCTGGAGCTGAGGAGAAAATCAGTCAGTTTGGAGCTGAGAAGAAAACCAAGCAGCCTATGGCTGGGGAGATAAATCGTCAGAACATCGCTGAGGAGATCAACAGGAGATTTGGGTTTGTATATGTGCATAAGAACGCTCTCACGCTCAAATCAAAATTTACGGTCTCTGAAATCAGCCGACTTTCCATGTCAGGAAAGGGCTTAGAACACGAGGAATGGAAAATAGCAAGCTTGGAACCGAAAGAATTGGAGACCACTGGCAGACGAAGAAATACATTCTCTGTCCCTGCCCTTGAGACACCCAAGTTTATCAGGGGCACAAAGCGGTTTACCGCCGCTGAGCGCGGTACCATCCTTCACAAGGTGATGGAACATCTAGATTTTCACGGGATGTCCCCCTATGCTCACAGCTCCGCCGGAAAAGTCGATCTGCAAGGCATGGAAGCGGCTGTTCAGACAAAGGTGCGGGAGCTGGTCTCCAAAGAAATTCTGATGGAAGAAGAGGGAAAGGTGGTTTCCGTTTCGCAGATAGCCTCCTTCTTCTGCTCTGAGATTGGCCTTCGTGCAGCGAAAGCGGACAAACTCTATAAAGAGGAATCGTTCAATGTGATAAAGGAGATTTCCGGCGAAAAGATCATCATTCAGGGAACCATAGACTGCTACTTTGAAGAGGACGGAAAATACATTTTGCTGGATTACAAATCCAACTATATCCGCAGAGATGAGGAAGAGACTGATTTGGATCAGGTTCGGGAAACGTATCGAACACAGATTGAGCTATATAAAGAAGCTTTAGAGAAAATTCGGGGCATCAAGGTTCATGAGGCATATTTGTACCTTTTCTCTCTGGGACGTGAACTTCGGGTTTTGTAA
- a CDS encoding MFS transporter: MQRLKNNWKLNFFLIWSGQAMSLITSAVLQMAIIWYLTYQTGSALVLSMATLAGFLPQAILGPFIGVLVDRCQRKLIMIGADLLIAAAGGVLALLTLFMELPVWVILLVLFIRSVGSAFHSPALSAVTPLLVPTEQLTRCAGYTQSIQSVSYILSPALAAMLYSIWSLNAIIAMDVLGALAACITVAAAVIPELEKQDTVEKTSMLLEMKEGYEALRKQRGLFTLLWIGAFYMLIYMPINALFPLMSISYFGGTAVHASAVEMAFAAGMLLGGVLLGLWGGFQRKTLMITASILLMGASLSLAGILPESGFAFFLVLSLLMGFSGPFYSGVQIALFQERIQPEYLGRVFALLTSVVSFSMPLGLLLSGAFADRIGVSIWFLLSGILILVLGIVTLLIPAYLTLDKK; this comes from the coding sequence ATGCAACGATTAAAAAACAATTGGAAATTAAACTTTTTTCTGATCTGGTCCGGTCAGGCAATGTCATTGATCACCAGTGCTGTCCTCCAGATGGCCATCATTTGGTATTTAACGTACCAAACCGGCTCTGCCTTGGTACTTTCTATGGCCACTTTAGCAGGCTTTCTTCCGCAGGCAATTCTGGGTCCCTTTATTGGTGTTCTGGTGGATCGCTGCCAGCGAAAGCTGATCATGATCGGCGCGGATCTGCTCATAGCAGCAGCGGGCGGGGTACTTGCTCTGTTAACGCTGTTCATGGAGCTGCCTGTTTGGGTCATTCTGCTGGTGCTCTTTATCCGCAGTGTGGGCTCAGCTTTTCACTCACCAGCTTTAAGCGCTGTGACACCATTGTTGGTTCCGACTGAACAGTTGACAAGATGTGCAGGCTATACACAGTCGATCCAGTCTGTTAGCTATATTCTAAGCCCTGCTCTGGCTGCGATGCTGTATTCTATTTGGAGTCTCAATGCAATCATCGCAATGGATGTACTTGGTGCTCTTGCAGCTTGTATCACGGTAGCCGCTGCAGTCATACCGGAGCTTGAAAAGCAGGACACAGTTGAAAAAACAAGTATGCTTCTCGAAATGAAGGAGGGGTATGAGGCCTTGCGGAAGCAGCGCGGCCTTTTTACACTGCTTTGGATCGGAGCTTTCTATATGCTGATTTATATGCCCATCAACGCACTCTTTCCGCTAATGAGTATCAGCTATTTCGGCGGAACAGCAGTTCACGCTTCCGCTGTGGAGATGGCTTTCGCCGCGGGAATGCTTCTGGGCGGCGTGCTTCTGGGACTCTGGGGCGGTTTTCAAAGGAAAACCCTCATGATAACAGCATCCATCCTTCTCATGGGAGCCAGTCTTTCACTGGCGGGGATTCTTCCGGAAAGTGGATTTGCATTCTTTTTGGTGCTGAGCCTGCTCATGGGCTTTTCCGGCCCCTTTTACAGCGGTGTTCAGATAGCTCTCTTTCAGGAAAGAATCCAGCCGGAGTACTTGGGCAGAGTTTTCGCTCTTTTGACAAGCGTTGTTTCTTTCTCAATGCCCCTCGGTCTCCTGCTCTCAGGAGCGTTTGCGGACCGCATTGGCGTCAGCATTTGGTTCCTTTTATCCGGGATTCTCATATTGGTTCTTGGAATTGTGACCCTTCTGATACCAGCTTATCTCACGCTGGACAAGAAATAG
- a CDS encoding polysaccharide biosynthesis protein produces MSKKTFLRGAAILGIAGLLVQVMGAIFRIPLGNIIGDEGMGYYQTAYPIYVFLLVFSTNGAPAAISKMTSERVALGKQSEAHRVFKLSFVLMFALGIVAFGVFFFGAEAIVNALKNPGAYYAMISIAPALLFVPLMSVYRGYFQGLQQMEPTAVSQLIEQAVRVAVGLSLAIVLVPKGIEYAAAGATIGTSIGPIAGVAMLAVIYLLKRKKLRKEIEECKEVEKESAGKIIGTLAAIAVPITIGVSILPIMNIVDVAIVMRRLQEIGFGIKETNALYGQLTGMAGPVINIPMALALSIALSMVPAIAAANSVKDTAFLDMNVRLGLRTAMIIGVPCTFGLMALAEPIMLLIYPMQAASASSAAPCLFILAIGIVFLSIAQTMAGILQGLSKPYVAVATLAVGVVVKAVTTYIFTGIPSLNVQGAAIGSSIAYGVIGVLNFAAVKRYTGTRFDMNLSVWKPLFSGIVMGIVVLAIYYAGRSFIGNSLSTVLSIGAGAAVYGIMLLKTKAIETHEIKLLPKGDKLERLLVKLRLI; encoded by the coding sequence ATGAGTAAAAAGACGTTTTTAAGGGGAGCAGCAATTTTAGGAATCGCAGGACTTTTGGTACAGGTGATGGGTGCAATTTTTAGGATTCCCCTTGGCAATATCATCGGCGATGAGGGGATGGGTTATTATCAGACCGCATATCCGATCTATGTATTTCTGCTCGTATTTTCTACAAATGGAGCACCTGCTGCCATCTCTAAAATGACTTCTGAGCGCGTTGCTTTGGGGAAGCAATCGGAGGCTCACAGAGTCTTTAAACTATCGTTCGTTCTGATGTTCGCACTTGGAATTGTGGCCTTTGGGGTCTTTTTCTTTGGTGCGGAAGCCATTGTGAATGCTTTGAAAAATCCGGGAGCATACTACGCCATGATTTCCATCGCACCGGCCTTGCTCTTCGTGCCGCTTATGTCGGTATACCGCGGGTATTTTCAAGGGCTGCAGCAGATGGAACCCACAGCAGTTTCACAGCTTATAGAACAGGCAGTGAGAGTTGCCGTCGGTCTTAGCTTGGCGATTGTTCTGGTTCCAAAAGGCATCGAATACGCTGCAGCGGGAGCGACCATCGGGACAAGCATCGGGCCCATTGCAGGCGTTGCTATGCTGGCGGTCATTTATCTTTTAAAGAGAAAAAAATTAAGAAAAGAAATTGAAGAATGCAAAGAGGTAGAAAAAGAAAGCGCCGGAAAAATCATTGGTACACTCGCAGCCATTGCGGTGCCCATTACCATCGGCGTTTCCATTCTGCCCATTATGAATATTGTTGATGTAGCCATTGTAATGAGAAGGCTTCAGGAAATCGGATTTGGCATCAAGGAAACCAATGCATTGTATGGTCAGCTCACAGGGATGGCAGGACCGGTAATCAATATCCCCATGGCGCTGGCTTTGAGTATTGCTTTGAGTATGGTACCTGCAATTGCAGCAGCAAACAGTGTCAAGGATACTGCTTTTCTGGACATGAACGTACGGCTGGGACTTAGGACTGCTATGATCATCGGAGTTCCTTGCACCTTTGGATTGATGGCTCTGGCAGAACCAATCATGCTTCTGATCTATCCAATGCAGGCTGCCAGCGCATCCAGTGCTGCACCGTGCCTGTTTATTCTGGCCATTGGTATTGTATTTCTATCGATCGCTCAGACCATGGCGGGAATCCTTCAAGGACTCAGCAAGCCTTATGTGGCTGTGGCAACCCTTGCAGTCGGTGTTGTGGTGAAAGCAGTAACGACCTATATTTTTACCGGTATTCCAAGCCTGAATGTGCAGGGAGCTGCCATTGGAAGTTCCATTGCATACGGCGTCATTGGTGTGCTGAATTTTGCAGCGGTAAAGAGATATACCGGTACCCGGTTTGATATGAATTTATCTGTGTGGAAGCCCCTGTTTTCAGGAATTGTAATGGGCATTGTTGTACTTGCTATATACTATGCGGGAAGAAGCTTTATCGGCAACAGTCTTTCAACAGTGTTATCCATCGGAGCCGGTGCGGCGGTATACGGAATCATGCTGCTGAAAACAAAGGCCATTGAAACACATGAAATTAAACTGCTGCCCAAAGGTGATAAGCTGGAGCGACTTTTGGTCAAATTAAGGTTAATCTAG